The following are from one region of the Ornithorhynchus anatinus isolate Pmale09 chromosome 20, mOrnAna1.pri.v4, whole genome shotgun sequence genome:
- the RPL31 gene encoding 60S ribosomal protein L31 — protein sequence MAPAKKGGEKKKGRSAINEVVTREYTINIHKRIHGVGFKKRAPRALKEIRKFAMKEMGTPDVRIDTRLNKAVWAKGIRNVPYRMRVRLSRKRNEDEDSPNKLYTLVTYVPVTTFKNLQTVNVDEN from the exons aTGGCTCCGGCCAAGAAGGGCGGCGAGAAGAAGAAGGGCCGGTCGGCCATCAACGAGGTGGTGACGCGGGAGTACACCATCAACATCCACAAGCGCATCCACGGAGT GGGCTTCAAGAAAAGGGCTCcccgtgccctcaaggagatcCGTAAATTTGCCATGAAGGAGATGGGAACTCCCGACGTACGCATCGACACCAGGCTGAACAAAGCCGTCTGGGCCAAAGGAATAAG GAACGTCCCCTACCGCATGCGGGTGCGTCTGTCCAGAAAGCGCAATGAAGACGAAGATTCTCCCAACAAGCTGTACACGCTGGTCACCTACGTACCCGTCACCACCTTCAAAA aCCTACAGACGGTCAATGTGGATGAAAACTAA